The Chitinophaga sp. H8 genome contains a region encoding:
- a CDS encoding RagB/SusD family nutrient uptake outer membrane protein, with translation MQKILPGKKYATAALLLIWLCVSCKKDFLERAPSDYISGEEVFSNIDNATAFLNNAYNELPDFQRTTEDGGGRYHLGGGTDEMGYQQSAFVTETPYDFNLGNWNSVSFPQRRLWKAYYATIRRINMFLENYDLIPEEVSSGASDRKKRLKGEAYGLRAFYYFELLKMWGGVPVLEHTLDPNSGENIHLARNTPEEVVDLIKRDIAKAKEFLQPKFNDSEYGRVTGTIVRALLSRVTLFYASPLLNPGNDQNRWKEAATAAKEALDYALANGYTLSKGEKNNAQAYERIFLELDNPEVIWARNTPNNNESIWWNYYAFPLGNGGWYVQGPLQEMVDAYEMKNGQLPVLGYNADNTQIVNPASGYDPQHPYVDRDPRFYQSILYPGANWQGRTIDIRPGGGDNNTFGIPRVNYFCRKYSFEGHNLYTNSGNVYRRFALFRLAELYLNYAEAENEVNGAAGAAFNALHEIRNRVGMPDVPTGLPKEDMRERIRHERRIELAFEDHRFWDVRRWKIAEIVDNRAVHKVMIDENNVFTYPVFQNRVFDKKKHYLFPIPQTELDKNPNMEQNPGW, from the coding sequence ATGCAAAAAATATTGCCTGGTAAGAAATATGCCACCGCCGCACTTTTATTGATATGGCTATGTGTGTCCTGTAAGAAAGATTTTCTGGAGAGAGCACCAAGTGACTACATCAGTGGAGAAGAAGTGTTTTCCAATATTGATAATGCCACTGCCTTTTTAAATAATGCTTACAATGAGTTGCCTGATTTTCAGCGTACCACAGAAGATGGTGGCGGGCGTTACCATCTGGGAGGTGGCACTGATGAAATGGGCTATCAGCAGAGCGCTTTTGTAACAGAAACGCCGTATGACTTTAACCTGGGTAACTGGAATTCGGTATCATTCCCGCAGCGGCGTTTGTGGAAAGCCTACTATGCTACTATCCGCCGTATTAACATGTTTCTCGAAAACTATGATCTGATACCCGAAGAGGTTAGCAGTGGGGCGTCTGACAGAAAGAAAAGACTGAAAGGAGAAGCCTATGGTTTAAGAGCATTCTATTATTTTGAATTACTCAAAATGTGGGGAGGGGTACCTGTCCTGGAACATACATTGGATCCGAACAGCGGAGAGAATATTCACCTCGCCCGTAACACGCCGGAGGAAGTGGTAGACCTGATTAAACGGGATATTGCCAAGGCAAAAGAGTTCCTGCAGCCTAAATTTAATGATAGTGAATATGGTCGTGTTACCGGTACCATTGTAAGAGCATTATTGTCCAGGGTTACCCTTTTTTATGCCAGCCCGCTGTTGAATCCCGGTAATGATCAGAACCGCTGGAAAGAAGCCGCTACTGCTGCCAAGGAGGCGTTAGACTATGCACTGGCCAATGGTTATACGTTGTCTAAGGGAGAAAAAAATAATGCACAGGCATATGAACGTATTTTCCTGGAGCTGGACAACCCGGAAGTGATATGGGCCAGAAATACGCCTAATAATAATGAGAGCATCTGGTGGAACTATTATGCATTTCCGTTAGGTAATGGAGGTTGGTATGTGCAAGGGCCATTACAGGAAATGGTAGATGCCTATGAAATGAAAAACGGGCAATTACCTGTACTGGGATACAATGCAGATAATACACAGATCGTAAACCCTGCTTCAGGATATGACCCCCAGCATCCTTATGTGGATCGTGATCCCCGTTTTTATCAGAGTATCCTGTACCCTGGAGCAAATTGGCAGGGGCGTACTATTGATATCAGACCTGGTGGCGGTGATAATAATACTTTTGGTATTCCAAGGGTAAATTATTTCTGCCGTAAATACAGCTTTGAGGGACATAATCTTTATACTAATTCTGGTAACGTTTACAGAAGGTTTGCACTTTTCCGGTTAGCAGAATTGTATCTGAACTATGCAGAAGCGGAGAATGAAGTCAATGGCGCTGCCGGTGCTGCTTTTAATGCATTGCATGAAATCCGCAACCGGGTAGGGATGCCCGATGTTCCCACAGGGCTGCCTAAAGAAGACATGCGGGAACGTATCCGTCATGAGCGAAGGATAGAACTGGCGTTTGAAGATCATCGTTTCTGGGATGTGCGCCGGTGGAAAATTGCGGAAATCGTAGATAACCGTGCGGTGCATAAGGTGATGATAGATGAAAATAACGTATTTACCTATCCGGTATTTCAAAACCGGGTGTTTGACAAAAAGAAACATTATCTGTTTCCTATTCCGCAAACAGAGTTGGATAAGAATCCCAATATGGAACAGAACCCCGGATGGTAG
- a CDS encoding DUF4838 domain-containing protein → MNSRRDFIKKAGLSAILLTQPGLFACSSKGKEEVSDSTPFIKTRKVIIAWEDLTLDWASLAHKAGLTTLGITVAEGVKSSEKWQKFLKDCRKYNIEIEHDQHAMGQLLPRNLFEKNPEMFRMNEKGERVPDYNCCAHSAPALKIIRENVVKDMELNKSTTGRYFFWLDDGGERCFCPLCKDYSDSDQALIIENEIVKALKQEDKRNTLAHLAYQRTIKAPEKVKPEEGIFLQFAPFQRTWNFPITHPTAKREDVDIKNADYIEHLENNLKVFPVETAEVLEYWLDDSLFSDWKKPAVKLPWKKEIFQQDVEAYAKRGIRQIVSFAVYIDQDYANKYQDISFINEYGDFLKHYKP, encoded by the coding sequence ATGAATTCAAGACGTGATTTTATAAAGAAGGCCGGGCTTTCGGCAATATTGCTCACCCAGCCAGGATTATTTGCCTGTAGTTCAAAAGGGAAGGAAGAAGTATCAGACAGTACTCCCTTTATCAAAACTAGGAAGGTAATAATAGCCTGGGAAGATCTTACCCTGGATTGGGCATCCCTGGCACATAAAGCAGGGCTTACTACCTTAGGCATTACGGTAGCAGAAGGTGTGAAGTCGTCGGAGAAATGGCAAAAGTTCTTAAAAGACTGCCGTAAATACAACATTGAGATAGAGCATGATCAGCATGCCATGGGACAGCTGTTGCCCCGCAATTTGTTTGAAAAGAATCCGGAAATGTTCCGGATGAATGAAAAAGGGGAACGTGTACCGGATTATAATTGTTGCGCTCATTCCGCACCGGCGTTGAAAATCATCCGGGAAAATGTAGTGAAGGACATGGAATTAAACAAGTCTACTACCGGTCGTTATTTCTTTTGGCTGGATGATGGAGGAGAACGTTGTTTTTGCCCGCTTTGCAAAGACTACTCCGACAGTGATCAGGCACTGATCATCGAAAATGAAATTGTGAAAGCGCTAAAACAGGAAGACAAGCGTAATACCCTGGCACACCTGGCCTATCAGCGTACGATCAAAGCACCGGAGAAAGTTAAGCCCGAAGAGGGGATTTTTCTGCAGTTTGCGCCGTTTCAGCGTACCTGGAACTTTCCGATTACCCATCCTACTGCTAAAAGAGAGGATGTAGATATCAAAAATGCTGATTATATTGAGCACCTGGAAAATAATCTGAAGGTATTCCCGGTAGAAACAGCAGAGGTATTGGAATACTGGCTGGATGATTCCCTGTTCAGTGACTGGAAGAAACCAGCTGTAAAACTTCCCTGGAAGAAGGAAATTTTTCAGCAGGATGTGGAAGCTTACGCAAAAAGAGGTATCCGGCAGATTGTGAGCTTTGCTGTATATATTGACCAGGACTATGCGAATAAGTATCAGGATATTTCATTTATCAACGAGTATGGCGACTTTTTAAAGCACTATAAACCATAA
- a CDS encoding carbohydrate-binding family 9-like protein, whose protein sequence is MKSIAFVLLSFLFYGAGCAQVPAGNTLQIKSLTQSDVKLDGQLSEKEWTEVTPVDLRSPWVKRTDHIANYRSFTDRQYFYFGFEVTDTTLMLYVSQEETDVAKGDRVELFFSDKPDLKNYYCLEMSPADKVLSYRAKHYRVFDNSWDLPGLVLSARVKKGGYTVEGRIPLAALRQIAGQAAGDTKPFKLYTGVFCGDYFGADENDVEWHSWITPKSATPDFHIPSAFGVFEFE, encoded by the coding sequence ATGAAATCAATAGCATTTGTCTTATTATCTTTTCTCTTTTATGGCGCTGGTTGCGCACAGGTGCCAGCAGGCAATACCCTGCAGATCAAATCCCTGACGCAAAGTGATGTGAAACTGGATGGCCAGTTGTCTGAAAAAGAATGGACGGAGGTTACCCCGGTGGATTTAAGATCACCCTGGGTAAAAAGAACAGATCATATTGCGAACTACCGTTCTTTTACGGATCGCCAGTATTTTTATTTCGGATTTGAAGTGACAGATACTACACTTATGCTGTATGTTTCACAGGAGGAAACTGATGTGGCTAAGGGGGATAGGGTGGAGCTATTTTTCTCTGATAAGCCGGATCTTAAAAATTATTATTGCCTGGAAATGAGTCCGGCAGATAAAGTATTGTCATACCGTGCGAAGCATTACCGGGTATTTGATAATAGTTGGGATTTACCAGGATTAGTGTTATCCGCCCGTGTTAAAAAGGGAGGGTACACTGTGGAAGGCCGTATCCCTTTGGCTGCTCTACGTCAGATCGCCGGACAAGCTGCCGGAGATACAAAACCTTTTAAATTATATACTGGTGTATTCTGCGGGGATTATTTCGGCGCTGATGAAAATGATGTGGAGTGGCATTCCTGGATTACGCCTAAAAGTGCAACACCGGATTTCCACATTCCCTCTGCGTTTGGGGTGTTTGAATTTGAATGA
- a CDS encoding endonuclease III domain-containing protein, whose protein sequence is MSTAINWPKAIQPLLKKYKGKKHPLDYENTYQLVVGVVLSAQDSDRHINQLGPDFFKAFPNMQALSGATPEDLFPYIGKVRNFGNKANWLVEMAQKIKKDSNIPLTQDTLTELPGIGRKSANVIMREAGVKPEGVIVDLHVVRVAPRLGIASGTDPKKIEKQIMEVLPPADWDAGMAMSFLGREICRPTPKCGECLMNPVCMYYQGTKKSM, encoded by the coding sequence ATGTCTACTGCAATCAACTGGCCCAAAGCCATACAACCCCTGCTCAAAAAATATAAGGGGAAAAAGCATCCCCTGGATTATGAAAATACTTACCAGCTGGTAGTAGGAGTGGTACTATCTGCACAGGATTCAGACCGGCACATCAATCAGCTGGGGCCGGATTTTTTTAAGGCTTTCCCTAATATGCAGGCGCTTTCAGGCGCTACACCGGAAGATCTTTTTCCGTACATAGGTAAGGTGCGCAACTTTGGCAATAAAGCGAACTGGCTGGTGGAAATGGCGCAGAAAATTAAGAAAGACAGTAATATTCCCCTTACACAGGATACCCTTACTGAGCTGCCGGGGATAGGCCGGAAATCAGCTAATGTAATTATGCGGGAAGCCGGTGTAAAACCGGAGGGCGTGATTGTAGACCTGCATGTAGTACGTGTAGCCCCCCGGCTGGGTATTGCTTCAGGTACAGACCCCAAAAAAATAGAAAAACAAATCATGGAAGTATTACCACCTGCAGATTGGGATGCAGGAATGGCGATGTCTTTTCTGGGCCGGGAAATATGCAGACCTACTCCTAAGTGTGGTGAATGCCTGATGAACCCCGTGTGTATGTATTATCAGGGAACCAAGAAAAGTATGTAA
- a CDS encoding dihydrofolate reductase family protein, with product MGKITAFNFISLDGYYEASPGDISWHQHDAEGNKFSEEMLAANNTLLFGRVTYELMVSYWPTPYALENDPIVAAGMNKAEKIVFSQTLKEASWNNTSLMKHNILEEIKSLKQKDGKNMAILGSGSIITQFAQAGLIDEYQLLIDPIAIGGGTSIFRGIKNKLPLKLKKTKVFKNGSVLLCYEPATE from the coding sequence ATGGGAAAAATAACGGCATTCAATTTTATCTCATTGGATGGTTATTATGAAGCATCTCCGGGAGATATCAGCTGGCATCAGCATGATGCAGAAGGAAACAAATTTTCTGAAGAGATGCTCGCTGCCAACAATACCCTGCTATTTGGGCGGGTTACCTATGAACTAATGGTTAGCTACTGGCCTACACCTTATGCTTTGGAAAACGACCCCATAGTAGCAGCAGGTATGAATAAGGCGGAGAAAATTGTATTCTCACAAACCCTAAAAGAAGCCAGTTGGAACAATACCTCCCTGATGAAGCACAACATCCTGGAAGAAATAAAATCACTCAAACAAAAGGATGGTAAAAATATGGCCATACTGGGTAGCGGCAGTATTATAACCCAGTTTGCGCAAGCCGGTTTAATCGATGAATACCAGCTACTCATTGACCCTATAGCCATAGGTGGTGGCACCTCCATATTCAGGGGAATCAAAAACAAATTACCACTCAAGCTAAAAAAGACAAAGGTATTTAAGAATGGTAGTGTGCTGCTTTGCTATGAACCAGCTACCGAGTGA
- a CDS encoding VOC family protein, with amino-acid sequence MQKVTPFLWFDGRAEEAMNFYTTVFKNAKVGNVSRYGEAGPGTKGSVMSATFELEGQQFYALNGGPQFSFTPAVSFYVDCKTQEEVDYYWEKLSEGGRKDRCGWLQDKFGLSWQIVPSILSELLHGMNMEKSQKVMKAMMQMDKLNIQQLKDAYGE; translated from the coding sequence ATGCAAAAGGTCACCCCTTTCTTATGGTTCGATGGCAGAGCCGAGGAAGCCATGAATTTTTATACCACTGTTTTTAAAAATGCAAAAGTAGGCAACGTAAGCCGTTATGGCGAAGCGGGGCCGGGCACCAAAGGGAGTGTCATGTCGGCCACCTTTGAACTGGAAGGGCAACAATTCTATGCACTAAATGGCGGGCCTCAATTTTCTTTCACGCCTGCTGTTTCCTTTTACGTAGACTGCAAAACACAGGAGGAAGTGGACTATTACTGGGAAAAGCTCTCCGAAGGAGGACGTAAAGACCGCTGCGGTTGGTTGCAGGACAAATTTGGCTTATCCTGGCAAATTGTTCCCTCTATTCTGAGTGAGTTACTCCATGGTATGAATATGGAGAAATCCCAGAAAGTAATGAAAGCTATGATGCAAATGGATAAGCTTAATATCCAGCAATTAAAAGACGCATATGGCGAATAA
- a CDS encoding YqjF family protein: MNNFEANKLLDIIHHRPTWQVPGERWVWYQEWNRALFFHWKVDPEILKSFIPEGIQLDVYNNTAWVSLVAFTMEKIRPRYLPSVSLISDFHEINLRTYVTDGEHHGVYFLSIEAQKQLSAILSRRLSGLPYEKASIQRKSGYLSAYDADNSQTGNYLKVDYRMEEQPKTKTELDRWLTERYYLYLEKGNRLYRYAIHHKEWNLFNLKTANLHLSYNIGALSLSAENIEMVHYSDGVNVIAWQQGMINR, from the coding sequence ATGAACAACTTTGAGGCGAATAAATTACTGGATATCATTCATCACAGACCTACCTGGCAAGTGCCGGGTGAGAGATGGGTATGGTACCAGGAGTGGAACAGGGCATTGTTTTTTCATTGGAAGGTAGATCCGGAAATATTGAAAAGCTTTATTCCGGAAGGTATTCAACTGGATGTATATAATAATACAGCCTGGGTATCACTGGTAGCATTTACAATGGAAAAGATTCGTCCCAGATACCTACCCTCCGTGTCACTGATCTCAGATTTTCATGAAATAAACTTGCGTACTTACGTTACTGACGGAGAACATCATGGTGTTTATTTTCTATCAATAGAGGCGCAAAAGCAATTATCAGCCATTCTATCCAGGCGTCTTTCGGGATTGCCTTATGAAAAGGCCAGTATACAAAGAAAATCAGGCTATTTAAGTGCCTATGATGCTGATAATAGTCAGACAGGAAATTATCTGAAAGTGGATTACAGAATGGAGGAACAGCCTAAGACAAAAACGGAACTGGATAGATGGCTTACGGAACGTTATTACCTCTATCTTGAGAAAGGCAACCGGCTTTACAGATATGCTATACATCATAAAGAATGGAACCTGTTTAATCTGAAGACGGCTAATTTGCATTTGTCTTATAATATAGGAGCGTTAAGTTTATCAGCAGAGAATATTGAAATGGTGCATTATTCCGATGGTGTAAACGTGATAGCCTGGCAGCAGGGGATGATAAACCGATAA
- a CDS encoding RNA polymerase sigma-70 factor — protein sequence MHVNNNYTDSELLRLLKAGSESAFTEIYNRYWHKLFAVAAARIQDMDEAEEIVQEIFVSLWRRREELDITSGLEVYLAVSVKYRVIKILGKRYQKRKYKDSLDVMGMVDDSTQQWLEFEELKARLGKLVAGLPEKCQLVYRLSREKGYSQKQIARELNISEKTVEAHLGKALKTLRTGLNQFLSSFLL from the coding sequence ATGCATGTTAATAATAATTATACGGATAGTGAATTATTACGGCTATTAAAGGCGGGTAGTGAAAGTGCGTTCACCGAAATCTATAACCGGTACTGGCATAAGCTTTTCGCGGTGGCAGCCGCCAGGATACAGGATATGGACGAAGCGGAGGAGATTGTGCAGGAGATTTTTGTATCCTTATGGAGAAGGAGAGAAGAACTGGATATCACTTCCGGACTGGAAGTATATCTGGCAGTATCTGTGAAATACCGGGTGATTAAAATACTGGGTAAACGATATCAAAAACGTAAATATAAAGATAGCCTGGACGTAATGGGAATGGTAGATGATTCTACGCAGCAATGGCTGGAATTTGAGGAATTGAAAGCGCGTTTAGGAAAACTGGTGGCAGGGTTGCCTGAAAAATGCCAGTTGGTATATCGCCTCAGCCGGGAAAAAGGATACTCCCAAAAACAAATTGCCCGGGAATTGAATATTTCTGAAAAAACCGTAGAAGCCCACCTCGGAAAGGCTTTAAAGACCTTACGCACTGGTTTGAACCAGTTTTTGTCATCCTTTCTGCTATAA
- a CDS encoding FecR family protein translates to MQSDNNELRYQELAAKWLDGSITPEEEKEFADWYNAGLDKPLQVPESFAASEEVHRQRLLRKIREEIQMEVPEQRRGIAWPKWVAAAAVILGIIAVGTYFWAERTIMPATTGKAGAVAEADITPGGNKAMLTLANGAQIVLDSANNGVLATQGNTAIIKSQSGQLIFDISKQTAGTDDIAPDAINTLSTPKGGQYVIILPDGTKVWLNAQSSLHFPTAFNAKERVVQLSGEAYFEVAKDKRKPFHVQSKGADIEVLGTHFNVMAYTNEPVMETTLLEGAIKVSKDNRSETIRPGKQVQLSDQGMQIRSIDTVDAVAWKNGIFQFNDTHLKNIMRQVERWYDVKIDYASLPDKRYNGMVFRNSNLSEVLKMLEMAGDIRFEVVDKTIKVINKRAEKITE, encoded by the coding sequence ATGCAGTCCGATAATAATGAGCTTCGTTACCAGGAATTAGCGGCTAAGTGGCTGGATGGCAGTATTACTCCCGAAGAAGAAAAGGAGTTTGCCGATTGGTATAATGCCGGGCTGGATAAGCCATTGCAGGTGCCGGAAAGCTTTGCTGCCAGTGAAGAAGTACATCGTCAGCGACTGCTCCGGAAGATCCGGGAAGAAATCCAAATGGAAGTACCTGAACAGAGGAGAGGAATAGCCTGGCCTAAATGGGTAGCTGCGGCAGCAGTGATCCTGGGTATTATTGCTGTAGGCACCTACTTCTGGGCTGAGAGGACAATAATGCCAGCCACGACAGGAAAAGCAGGTGCTGTGGCGGAAGCTGACATCACACCTGGTGGCAATAAGGCAATGTTAACGCTTGCTAATGGTGCACAAATCGTATTAGATAGTGCCAATAACGGCGTACTGGCCACACAGGGAAACACGGCCATTATTAAATCGCAAAGCGGCCAGCTGATATTTGATATCAGCAAGCAAACAGCCGGTACAGATGATATCGCTCCGGATGCTATCAATACACTTAGCACACCCAAAGGAGGGCAATATGTAATTATTTTGCCTGATGGCACCAAGGTATGGCTTAATGCGCAGTCTTCTTTACATTTCCCCACCGCATTCAATGCGAAGGAAAGGGTGGTACAGTTAAGCGGGGAAGCCTATTTTGAAGTGGCGAAGGATAAACGTAAACCTTTTCATGTCCAATCAAAAGGTGCAGATATAGAAGTGTTGGGTACCCACTTTAATGTGATGGCTTATACCAATGAGCCCGTTATGGAAACCACCCTGCTGGAAGGAGCGATTAAAGTCAGTAAAGATAACAGAAGCGAAACGATACGTCCGGGTAAACAAGTGCAGCTGTCTGACCAGGGAATGCAGATCCGCAGCATCGATACAGTAGATGCGGTAGCCTGGAAAAATGGAATTTTCCAATTCAATGATACTCACCTGAAAAATATCATGCGACAGGTAGAACGTTGGTATGATGTGAAAATAGATTATGCCAGCCTGCCTGATAAACGCTACAATGGTATGGTATTCAGAAACTCCAACTTGTCCGAAGTATTAAAAATGTTGGAAATGGCAGGGGATATCCGGTTTGAGGTGGTAGATAAAACCATTAAAGTCATCAATAAGAGAGCAGAGAAAATAACAGAATAG